AGCGCAGGTGCGGCTCGCCTTTGAATTTGAACGCGCCGTGGCTGGTGCCGATGGCGATCGCCAGCGAATCCACGCCCGTGCGGGAGACGAACTCTTCCACCTCGGCCGGGTCGGTATACAGCGCATCGTCCGCGGCGACCTTTACATCGTCTTCCACGCCGGCCAGACGGCCCAGCTCGCCTTCAACCGTCACGCCCCGCTCATGGGCATAATCCACGACCTTCTTGGTCACGGCGATATTGTCCTCAAAGCTGTGGTGAGACCCGTCGATCATCACGGAGGAGAAACCGCCGTCGATGCAGGCCTTGCAGATCTCAAAATCGGCGCCGTGGTCCAGATGCAGCGCGATGGGAACCTCGGGCGCGTCGATGATCGCCGCCTCCACCAGCTTGGTCAGGTACACGTGCTTGGCATACTTGCGCGCGCCCGCAGATACCTGCAGGATGACCGGAGCCTTCTCCTGCTGGGCCGCCTCGACGATGCCCTGGATAATCTCCATATTGTTCACGTTAAAAGCGCCGATGGCATAACCGCCCTCATAGGCTTTTTTGAACATCTCGGTCGTGGTAACTAATGGCATAGGGAAATCCTCCTTCGTACTTCTACAATCACTAATCGGATTTATAGCCCTATTATACGCTGCTTGCGGTTATTTTTCAAACATATTTACACCAAGGATAGTATACGGCGCAAAAAGCCGGCAAAGGCAGCCCGTTACAGGCCTTCTTTGCCGGCTTTCAAGCGCATGGATCAGCTGCGCTCTACAATGCGCCCGTCACAGCTGATGGTCACCACCTGCCAGGGGATGAGCTTGCCGCTTTCCTGCAGCGCGCGCTTGGCCGCCAGCTCGATCCCGCCGCAGCAGGGCACCTCCATGCGCACCACCGTTACGCTTTTAATATCGTTGTGCCGCAAAATCTCGGTCAGCTTTTCGGCATAGTCCACGCTGTCCAGCTTAGGGCAGCCGATCAGCGTCACCCGCCCGGCGATGAAATCCTCGTGGAAGTTGCCGTAAGCATACGCCGTACAATCGGCCGCGATCAACAGCTTCGCATCCTTAAAATAGGGCGCATTTACCGGAGCCAGTTTGATCTGCACCGGCCACTGGCCAAGGCGGCTGGCCGCGTGCGCGCGGGCGGCTGGCTCTGTCTGAATCGCGGCATCGGGCTTAAGGGCGCGGCTTTGCGTACCCGGGCAGCCGCAGGGCAGCGGCTCTGCCTGGCGCCCGGCCTGGGCCGCCTGTACCGCCGCCGCATCATAGGCGGCAGCCTCCCGTTCTACAAAGGTGATCGCTCCGGTCGGACAGGCGGGCAGGCAATCCCCCAGCCCGTCGCAGTAATCGTCCCGCATCAACTGCGCCTTTCCATCCACCATGGCGATGGCGCCCTCGTGGCAGGCCGCCGCGCACGCGCCGCAGCCGTTGCATTTATCCTGATCGATCTCGATAATTTTACGGATCATTTTAAAATCCTCCCCACAAAAGTTTTTAATTCCCTTTACCTCCTGGTTCGATTTGATTATACTAAGGACAGACCAAACATTCTGTTGTTTTTACAACATTCAAGAGGATTTTATGCAGTCTTATGTAGAAGTTTTTTCCCATTCACCCCTTTTAAAAGGGATCGCTCCCGAGGCGTACGAAAAGCTGCTCGCCTGCCTGGAGGCGCATACCAAGCATTTCCCGCGCGGCGGTTATATCCTGCGCGCGGGCGAGCCGCCCATTCAGGTCGGACTGATCCTGTCGGGCAGCGCGCATATCATGAAGGAGGATTTTTGGGGAAATCGGGCGATATTGGCCGATGTACAACCGGGCGAACTATTTGGCGAGGCCTTTGCCTGTGCCGCCGCGCCCCTGCTCGAGGTCAGCGCGGTAGCCACGGAGAGCAGCGATGTCCTCTTTTTTAACCTGCAAAACCTGCTGTCGCCCTGCCCCAGCGCCTGCGGTTTTCACACCCGGCTGATCCGCAATCTGGTAGAGATACTCGCCCAAAAGAACGTCGGCCTCACCCAAAAGCTGGAGCATCTATCCCGGCGTTCTACCCGCGAAAAGCTGCTCAGCTTTCTTTCCGCATGCGCCCTGCGCCAGGGGGGCGCCCGTTTTACCATCCCTTTTAACCGTCAGGAACTGGCCGATTATCTCTTTGTCGACCGCAGCGCCATGTCGGCGGAGCTCTCCAAACTTCGGAGCGAGGGATTGATCGCTTACCATAAAAATCAGTTTCAGCTGCTGCAGGCAAATACCGCAGGCAAGCGATAGTAACCGCTAATCATCTGCCTTGCGCGGTTCCTCTGTTCCACCCCCGTCAGCGGTCCGCGCTCGCCTATACTTTTGCTGCGCGAGAGCGAGCAGCTCGCGTTCACTCTCCACATCGCCGGCATATGGATGCGACCGAGCGCTTTTATCAAACTCCGCCAGAAACCCCTGGGCTGCCGTCTCATCCCCTTTTGCCAGCAGCGCGTAGGCATAATCCGTTCTCAAGACGAAAAGATGGTGTTTCATAGCCTTGTCGTATTTTTCATCCCGCTGTCCCACTCGTTTTTCAAGCGTCTCCACGCGGTTAGGGCCGATCAGCTCGCAATAGATCCGGTCGTACAGCAATTGGTTGCGATGCAGATTCACCAGACCCGTATTCTCCTGCAGGAGGCGGTCGATCCGTTCGCTGGCCTCCCCAAAGGCATGACTATCCATCAATCGGTTGCAGGCAAATGCCTCAATTGTAGACGCCAGTGTGTTCGCCTTTCCTTTAGCAAGCTGGACAACAAACCATTCAGGCGGCATATCCTTGAGACGTACGCCCTCGGTCTGCAATTGATTTACCTTCAACTGCACCCATAAATACTGCAGCGCGCTTTTATCCCGGCTCAGCTCGCGGTATTCATACCCGTCGTTTGGAAGCTGTGCGGACATATAGGGAATGCCATTGAGCAGCGCGCTGACCCATCCCGCTAAGGATAGCACCAACAGGATAACAGCGGCAATGGCCGGCAGCTCCAGTACGAAAAACAGCGCCAAGAAAGCCAGTGCCCAAACCAGGTCCGCTATCACGCCGCCCAGATAGTAAAGCTTGTAGGGCATCCGCCCATCCAGCATTTCCGGCGGCGCCATCAGGCACTGGCCGCCCGTACCCATTAACGATAACCGTTTTAGGCGGAGCTTTCCGCCTTGTTTGACCCACATAAAATTCTGCACGCGAAATGAACAAAACCGATACCCTGTCAATTTACCAAAAATAAAATGCCCGGTCTCGTGAATGATGCTTTCCAAGAGGATCGTACCAAAGAGGAGTGATGAAACCACTACCAAAAGCATCAGCTTTGGCCCGATCTCATCTTCCACCCCCCACCGCGTGCCCGCATATAAAAATGCCAATAATAACGCGGCTGCTAAAACCAGAGATTGAAACTGCGCGTAGATCCCCCCGCCCGGCTTTTTCTTTTTCATCTTATCTCTCCCACAGTCCGTATTGCGCCATAGGTCAAGTCCACCATAAAAATCATAACACACTTTCTGCCGCCTTATATAACCGCTTGCATTTATCGGAATAAAAAAAGCGCCCCATTAAGGGGCGCCTGGCGCTTATATTCACAGCCGCTATTTGGCCAACAGGAAGTAGGCGATCACGATCACGCCCAGCACGATGCGGTACCAGCCAAAGGCCTTGAAATCGTGCTTTTTGATGTAGCCCATCAGGAACTTGATGGCCAATACCGAAACCAGGAAGGCTACCACCATACCGGTCAGCAGGATGCCGATCTCCATCCCCGTATAGCTGAAGCCGAATTTCAGCAGCTTGATGAAGCTGGCGCCGAACATCACCGGAATCGCCAGGAAGAAAGTGAATTCCGCCGCCACATAGCGGGATGTGCCGATCAGCATCGCCCCTACGATAGTAGCGCCGGAGCGGGAAGTGCCCGGGATCAGCGCCAGTATCTGGAAAATGCCGATGACCAGCGCCGCCTGCCAGGTCATTTGCTGGAAGTTGCGGATCAGCGGACGCCGGTTGCGGTTGCGGTTTTCGACCAGGATAAACGCCACGCCGTAGATGATCAGCGTGATCGCCACCGTAATGTAATTATAAAAAAGCTCGTGCAGCTGGTCGTCAAACAAAACGCCGATGATTCCCGCCGGAATGGTCGCGATCAGCACCTTGCCCCAAAGGGAGAAGGTATCCCGCTTCTGCTTGGCCGATTTGCGGGGCGAAAAGGGGTTGAGCTTATGAAAATACAGACAGACCACAGCCAAAATCGCTCCCAGCTGGATGACGACCAGGAACATATCCATAAACTCCTGGCTGACGTTGAGCTTGATAAACTCATCTACCAGGATCATATGCCCGGTGCTGGAGATCGGCAGCCATTCCGTGATCCCCTCTACAATGCCTAAAAAGACCGCTTTTAAGATTTCTAAAAAATCCATCTTTTTATCCTTTCCTCTTGTGGTCGCATTCCCTAACCATCATACGCTATTTATCCTTATTTTACTATAGATCAGGTTTGAAACAACGGTAAAATGAAAAATTTGCAAATTGGATAAAAGTTATTCCTGGCTAATACTTATCGCTAAAGCAGGTAATGTGCCTCATCTAGAGCCGGCCCCACGCAAAAATAAAAGCGCATCTAACGATGCGCTTTTGCATAATCAGAAAAGTTAATTCAGCACCCTGACCAGCGTATCCCGCAATACGCCCATGTCGATGGGTTTGGCCACGTGCGCGGTCATCCCCGCGGCCAGGGAAGCCTGTACATCCTCTGCAAAGGCGTTGGCTGTCATGGCGATGATCGGGATAGCGGCCGCATCCGGCCGGTCTAGCTCGCGGATGGCCCGGGTGGCCGCGTATCCATTCATCTCCGGCATCTGGATATCCATCAAGATCGCATCATAAACGCCGGGCTGCGCTTGGCTGAAGGCCCGCACCACTTTTACGCCGTCGGTCTGTACATCTGCTTTTGCCCCGCGCATCGCCAGCAGCTCGCACAATATCTCGGCGTTGATCGCATTATCTTCGGCGATCAGGAAATTTCTGCCCTGGAAGGCTTTCTGATCCTCCAGCTGCAAATTTATCTCATATTGCTTCTCTGCGTGACGCTTGCCGTCCGCATGCGCCCGCTCGCCCTCCAGTTCCACCCAAAAGGTGGTCCCGCCGCCGGGCTGGCTCTCCACCGTCACGGCGCCGCCCATCAGGTCCACCAACCCTTTGGTCACGCTCAACCCCAGCCCCGTCCCTTCGATATAGGCGGCGTCCCGGCTGCGGGTAAACGGTTCAAAGACGTGCTGCAAAAAGTCCGCCGTCATCCCCATGCCGGTATCCTGTATGGTAAAGCGGTAGCGCGCTTTTGCCGCACTTTCGGGTGCTTCCACCTCTTCAGCCCGAAAGAGCACCCGCCCGCCGGCCGGGGTAAATTTTACCGCGTTGCTCAGCAGGTTGATCAAAATTTGATTGATGCGCAGCGAATCGCCATAGAAGCAGGCCTGATCCACCCGCCCCATTTCGACGTCAAACCGCAGCCCTGCGGCCCGCGCCTGCGGGCCCATGATGGCGCAGACCTGCTCTACCAGCTCGGACAGGGTGATTTTCATATGGTTGAGGGTGATCTTACCCCGCTCGATCTTGCTCATATCCAGAATATCGTTGACCAGGCTGAGCAGATGCTGGGAGGAAATGGAGATCTTGCGCAGACAATCCTCTACCCGCCCCCGGTCGTCCAGATGAGCTACCGCCAGCGCCGTCATCCCCATGATCGCGTTCATGGGCGTGCGGATATCGTGGCTCATCGCCGAGAGGAAATCGCTCTTGGCCCTATTGGCCTCCTCTGCCAGGGCCAGCGCCTCCTCCAGCGCCTTTTTGCCCTGCCGCTCGGTAGCCAGCATATCCGTTACATCCGCGCGCACCATACAGATGGTGCGGTGGTTTTGATCGCCCCAGAGCACGATCACCTGCTTATAGCGCACGCCTTCCCCGCTGCGGTAGGGGAATACGAAATCATACCCTTCCGGCTTGGCCTCCAGCTGGCGGAGCAGCGTTTTAGTCGTAAACTGTTTTTCGACGGCATCCTCCTCACCCAGCACCCCATAGCGCTTGGCAAAAGAGCCGATGCGCTCATCATACCGGTCCAGCAGATGGGGCGGCAGATTCTCCAGCACCGTACGGCGCGAGTAAAGGGTGAGCTGCTGGGTATTCAGGTTCAAAAAACCCGCCAGTTCGAAGGTATAGGCGACCATGTTGAGCAGACCCTGCTGCTCGCGGATGGATTCGGTAATATCCGTGCGCAGCAAACAGACCCTGCCCAAGCGCATATCGATGGCCGATACCGTTAGATTTTTGGTGCGAATATCCCCTTTTTGATCCGAAACGGAAAATGAGAAGGTGTAAGTCCCCTGCGCTTTAAGGCGGCGCAGCATCTCCTCGCGCTCTAAATACCGGGCATACCGTTCACGATCCTTGGGGACGATCGTTTTCAACAACATGGTCTGGATTCGCTCGGAATGGCTACCCTGCCCAGCCGGCATAAAACCAGCCTTTTCGTTGCGGGTCAACACGGTATAGCGGTCTGCGTTCAAGTCCAGGTCGATCACAAAATCATAATTGGATACCGACAGCTGCCGCAAGATCCGGTCGGCGATGGTCTGCTCGGTAATATCCGTCACCGTTAGGATGCCGGTCACCTCTCCGCCATCGGGCGACTCCACCAGGTTCACCTTAAACTGCACATATCGGCCCTGCGCCTCGTGGGGCAGGCGGATAAAGCAGGACAGGATCTGTTCCGTATCGTTACGGGCAAAGGCGGCCAGGGTCGGCGCGTTAAGATACGTACGCAAAAACCGCTTGCGCTCCTCTTCCGCTACGATCAGGGTAGAGACCCCTGTAAAGAATTCCTCCCGCACCGTCCCGAACTTTTCAAGGATATTGGCACCCGTATGGTCGATGATCTCCAATATCCGGTTTTTAGAGATATTGCAGTGCCCGATGATCAGCGCGTTGGGGTCCGTCGTGCGGTAGTGCTGCATGATCAGATCGTTATACTGGCGGCGTATCTCCTCTTGCTCCGCCACGGCCTTGCTCACATCCGCATAGGCCGAGTAGATGCGCCGCGCGCCATCGCCAGTATGCAGTACGGACAAGGTATTTTTCAGCCAGATATACGCACCGTCCCCGCGCTGGAACCGGCCGGTCAGCTCAAAGTGTTCTTCGCCGTTTTCCAGGGCCTGGCGCAGCCTCGCGCGGATGCCCGGCGCATCCTCCGGGTGTAGGTTGGCGTAAATATCCCTGGCAAACAGCGTTTTAGCCTGTTCCACCGTCATATGCGTCATCGCCGCAAACCCTTCGGAGAGGTATTCCGGCGTCAGGCTGCCGTCCGGGTCATAGCGCATCACCGATACGCCGCCGGGCAGGTTCTCCACCATGGTCTGGAAATACAACTCCAGGCGCTCTTTTTCCCGGCGGGCATGTACCTCCTCCGTCACATCCCGCACGTATTTAACATAGGCGGGGATGCCGTTCCAATCGGTCTCGCGAAAGCGCGTGGTATAGAACTGATCCTCAGCGCCGATAGCCATCTCATGCTCGGCGCCATCGGCCGGATGGGTCTTAAGCGTGCAAAACGCGCAGGGTTCGTCCCTGCCATGCAGCGCCGCATAGCACTTTTGCCCCAGGCAGGCCTGCCCCTTGGTAAACAGGTTTTGGGATTCGTTGGCGTAGAGCAGCTCGTAGTTATTCCGGTCAATCACGTAGATGCCGTCCGCCGTTTCGTTGGCGATGTTTTGAAACAGCCTCGCCTCTGCGGACATCCCGGTAAACACCGCGTAAAACCAGGTATGCTCGGTCAACGGGCCCATGCGCCTGCCGCTTAGGTGGATCCAGATCAGATACCCTTGCTTATGCCACATGCGGTAGGAAACATCCAGCGCCTTTCCGCTCGCCAGCGCGGCATTTGCAGCCGCCCGCACCCGGGGCCGGTCCTGCTCATATACGGTGTTGAGCGCGTCGTCCCCCACCAGCGCCCCAAATTCCTCCCGGGTATGGCCGGAAAGCGCCATCACCCCATCGGAATAAAAGGTGGGGATAAATTTACCCCCCTCGACCCGATAACTGGCGATGCCGCCCGGAATGGAATTGATCAGATGCCTCATCTCCAGCTGGGCTTCCTTTAAATCGGAGATGTTGTGAAATACGCACTGGAGCAGCGCGTTTCCATCCTCCTCCCCTAAGTAGGTGACCTGCGCCCGCACCCAGACGATCTGCCCGTCTCTATGCTGCTTGCGGAATTCAAACTCCGCCGCCTCATGGGTGCGGATCACCTCTTTTGCGTGGGCTACCACCATGGGCGTATCCTCCCAAAAGGTCATCTCCGCCGCGTCCCTTTTGGTCAGCTCCCGGTACTCTTTTGCCGTATAACCCGTCAGTCCCGGCACACCGTCTGAAAAATAGACGGTCTCAAAAATATCCGATACCTTGTAGATCGCCACACCGCCCGGGATGGCGTTGATGATGTCCTCCATCTTATCGTTGGCCGCGGCCAATTCTTTTTCCAGGCGCACCTGCTCGCTTACGTCGTTATATACGCCATAGAGCAGCTTGTCCCCATCCTCCTGGGTCTTGATGGAGCCCTCCAGACGGATCCAGCGGTATTCGCCCCTCGCGTCATTCCAAATGCGATAGTTGTGGCGTATCATCCCGCCCCCGCGCAGGGCCAGGTAGATCTTATCCCGCAGCTCGGGCAGATCCTCAGGATGAACGCCCAGAAAATCCGTCTCCGTTTCGATCTGGCGGATATGTTCGCGGCTGTACCCCATGATCTCGTAAAAGGCCGGGTTGTGCGATACTGGTGAGATTCGTTGCCCATCATAACGGTATACGCACAGCCCGCAGGGCACATTGCTAAAGGTCTTTTCCAGCTGCTTTTGCAGCGCCTGGCTGCGCGCCTGCGCGCTTTTCTGTGCGGTGATCTCGGTAATATACTCGATATGCGCCTTGCGCCCCGCCCATTGGCTCAGCTTGCCGCTGAGCCGGTAGGTTCGCCCGGTCTGTTTCTGATAAAACTCCCGCTCCACCAGTTCCTGGCAAGAGAGGGTCTGCATACGGCAAAAGGGACAGGGCGCATCATATCCCGCCGCCTGAAAGCAGGTCAATCCCCTTTCATCCGGCCGCCCTAAAAACAGCTCCCTGGCCTTTTGATTGGCATAGAGCAATTCCCAGGTATCGGCCGCGCTGACATAGATGGCCATCGGCGCATGGTCCAGCACCGCCGCCATCTGTTCAATCGAAAGGGAATTTTCCCAGTTCATCGTCTATTGTCCTCCTTTTAACTGCCTGCGCAACTCATCCGCCGCAGCAAACTGTGCCTGCACCTGCGCGTACATCGCAGGATAGTCCTCCCGCGCCTGGCGCGCCCGCAGCGGCTCTACCATGGCGCAAACCGCCTCATACAGCGGGGTCAGGCCCATGTTGCCCACAACGCCTTTCAAGGTATGCGCCGCCTCAAAGGCAGCCGTAAGGTCTCCCGTCTGCAGCGCGGCCCCCAGCTTTTCCAGGTTATCATCCTTAAAGAGCATATCCAGCAGCCGCAGGTACATCCCCTCGTTGCCCATAAAGCGCTCCATGGTCGCGTGATAATCCGCGCCGTACGCCTCAAAAATCGCCTTAAATCCACTCATCTTTCAGGCCTCCCTTCCGGAAATCAAGTCAAATAAGATCTGGTAAAGCCGCTCCGGCTCAATGGGCTTGGCCAGGTGCGCGTCCATACCTGCGGCCTTGCTCTTTTCGATATCGTCGTCAAAGGCGTTAGCCGTCATTGCGATGATGGGGATGCGTTTGGCATCCGCATTGCTCAAGTGGCGGATGTTATTGGCCGCCGCCAGCCCGTCCATCAGCGGCATCCGGATATCCATCAGGATCGCGTCGTAATACCCGGCGGCGGATTTGCTGTACAGCTCCATGGCCCGCAGGCCGTTTTCCGCGGCATCCACGGCAAAGCCCTTGCTCTCCAGCAGCATCACCGCGACCTCTGTGTTAATGGCGTTATCCTCTGCCAGCAAGATCCGCTTTCCGGTAAAATCGTAATCCACACACTCTACCGGCCGCTCCTGCTCCTCTTTTTCCCCAAGGGCTTTGGTAAAGGCGGATACCAGGGAGGACTTGAACATCGGCTTACTCATGAGCAGGTTTACGCCCGCAAGCTTGGCCTCGTGCTCGATGGAGACCCAGTCGTACGCCGTCATAATAATGATGGTGACCTCCGCCCCTACGATCTCGCGGATACGCCTGGCCGTTTCGATGCCGTCCATATCCGGCATCTTCCAGTCGATCAGGATCATATCGTAATGCTTGCCGCTGCTCCACAGGTTTTTGACCTGCTCTACCGCCTTGCGCCCGCTGTCTACCCACTCGGCCGTTACGCCCATCTCCTTGAGGGTGACCACCGCGCTTTCGCAAACAGCCACATCGTCATCCACCACCAGCGTCTTAAGGTGTGAAAAGTGCATCTCCTGTTTTTTACGTTTGCGCAGTTTCTCCTCCTCCGTGATCCCCAGCTTAACATCCACGGTAAATTCCGTTCCAATGCCCTTGATCGAGCGCACGGCGATCTTGCCATCCATCATATCCACGATGTTTTTGGAGATGGCCAATCCCAATCCCGTGCCGCCGTACAGCGCGGTAGTCCCGGTATATTCCTGAGAAAAGGGTTCAAAGATATGGGGCAAAAACTCCTCGCTCATCCCTACGCCGGTATCGTTGATGATAAAGCGCAGCGTGGCATCGTTTTTCGTTCTCTTGCGCTGAGAGGCCGAAAAGGTCACTTTGCCGCCTTCCGCCGTAAACTTAATGGCATTGCTTAGAATATTAATCAGCACCTGTTGGAGTTTCATCGCATCGCCCATGTAGAAATCATCCAGCACCGGGTCGACGATACACTCATACTCCACATCCTTGGCCTGGGCCTGATCAAAGCAGATGGCGTTAATACCGCAAATAAACTCTTCCGTAGGGATCTTTTCGTTTTTAAGCAACATTTTTCCGCTTTCAATACGGCTCATGTCCAAGATGTCGTTGATCAGCGAGAGCAAAAAGCGAGAGGAAATGCCGATCTTCGAGAGGCAATCGGACACCTGCTCGTCGTTGCCGATTGCCCGCGCGGCGATGGTGCTCATGCCGATGATGGCGTTCATGGGCGTGCGGATCTCATGGCTCATGCGGGACAGAAAATCCGACTTGGCGGCATTGGCCTGCTCTGCAGCCACCAGTGCGGAGGCCAGTTCCTCTTTTTGCCGCTGCTCCTGGCGGACTACGTCGGTTACATCGCTGCGGACCATGCACACCCGGTCCAGCTCCCGGTTGATATAGAACACCTGCAGGCGCTTGACCCGCACCTCGCCAGACGGAGTCTTCATCTCGATCATAAAGGAATAGCCGTTTTTCCGGGCGAGCTGCTCTTGCATGTAAGCAAAATCCAGTTTAGACAGGTACTCGTTGCGGTTCGCCTCATCCATAAAGCGCTGCGCCACGATGCGGATCTCATCTTGAAAAATACCCTGACGCGAAATCGTATCCCCCTGCATCTTATCGCTTGAGATCAGCCAGTGGGTACCCCGCAGGATGTCGATATGGGTAATGATATCGTAATCCATCTCCACGATCTGCCCAAGCAGCTGCTGCTGCAGCTTTTGCTCGGTCACATCCTGGGTGTAGAAGAACATCATGACGTCGCCGGTTTCCGGGTTCAAGCAGGTACGCAAACTGGTGTCGCTCCAAAACGCCCCGCCGTCGTTGCGCCGGCGTAAAAACTCGAAGTGATAGTCCACCCGGCCCGAGGCATAATCGGCCAGCACCTTGCCCCGCTCCAGCGCGCTGCGGATCGCCTTCCCCTGTGCCGGCTCCACGGCCGAAGCCGCAAAATTTTCTATGGTGTGCTCATAACTGTCCCCTACGCGGGATACCGCTACATCCGAGGTGGACATATAACTCTCGATCACATTCTTTGTAATATCCATACGTCCCTGGATGCTCTCGCCCGTTGCGGATGCCTCAGTAAAGTAGGCCAGTTCCTGCTCGTACAACTCCTTGACTCGCTCTTGCAGCTGCTTTTCCTCGGTAATATCCACAAACACGCAGTAAAAATACCGCTCTCCATCCGCCTCAGTCATCAGCTGCGCCTTAATAGAA
Above is a genomic segment from Luoshenia tenuis containing:
- a CDS encoding response regulator, coding for MNDQHLIDTAWAFCQAWFERRDAQTTLDYLTEDIRFIGTGEQERALGKKEMAQYIGQDIREIPEPFSLSLSPIHLQPVTGEVYNLSVELTLKNSLYTWFLRGFFTLVFGGGRWLICSLHFAEPSVSQRAQEHYPLTLVMENINRQRQEILNDSLAGGMMGGYIEEGFPFYFINRQMLDYLGYDDEAQFIADIGGMVSNCMHPEDREMVDRAVACQLEQKGEYVVEYRMRKKDGSYIWVHDLGRRVLSEDGRDAIASVCIDITAQKKAQDEVLHLYNNIPGAVFRCRFDADFSVIDANDGLFEFLGYTREEFAQMGNRMSAVIYPEDLAVMADKLNAQLRYGHTIKNENRLICKDGAVKWISIKAQLMTEADGERYFYCVFVDITEEKQLQERVKELYEQELAYFTEASATGESIQGRMDITKNVIESYMSTSDVAVSRVGDSYEHTIENFAASAVEPAQGKAIRSALERGKVLADYASGRVDYHFEFLRRRNDGGAFWSDTSLRTCLNPETGDVMMFFYTQDVTEQKLQQQLLGQIVEMDYDIITHIDILRGTHWLISSDKMQGDTISRQGIFQDEIRIVAQRFMDEANRNEYLSKLDFAYMQEQLARKNGYSFMIEMKTPSGEVRVKRLQVFYINRELDRVCMVRSDVTDVVRQEQRQKEELASALVAAEQANAAKSDFLSRMSHEIRTPMNAIIGMSTIAARAIGNDEQVSDCLSKIGISSRFLLSLINDILDMSRIESGKMLLKNEKIPTEEFICGINAICFDQAQAKDVEYECIVDPVLDDFYMGDAMKLQQVLINILSNAIKFTAEGGKVTFSASQRKRTKNDATLRFIINDTGVGMSEEFLPHIFEPFSQEYTGTTALYGGTGLGLAISKNIVDMMDGKIAVRSIKGIGTEFTVDVKLGITEEEKLRKRKKQEMHFSHLKTLVVDDDVAVCESAVVTLKEMGVTAEWVDSGRKAVEQVKNLWSSGKHYDMILIDWKMPDMDGIETARRIREIVGAEVTIIIMTAYDWVSIEHEAKLAGVNLLMSKPMFKSSLVSAFTKALGEKEEQERPVECVDYDFTGKRILLAEDNAINTEVAVMLLESKGFAVDAAENGLRAMELYSKSAAGYYDAILMDIRMPLMDGLAAANNIRHLSNADAKRIPIIAMTANAFDDDIEKSKAAGMDAHLAKPIEPERLYQILFDLISGREA